In the Quercus lobata isolate SW786 chromosome 5, ValleyOak3.0 Primary Assembly, whole genome shotgun sequence genome, one interval contains:
- the LOC115991517 gene encoding F-box protein CPR1-like translates to MQLFLFLKKKKKLIMQLFQRKVRFGTLLVVPYLTSPSFTLQGTMLKQLTALEGLPGNLNPNPRCAPINTFTDQPSMEHHPSMADLPYEVLTYILFKAPVKTLIKLRSVSKPLLSLIDSPCFIRLHLRYSIATSSNVTVILRRESELFSVSLESLNAADELAHPLMCYSNRIRVLGSANGLLCITNVAEDIAFWNPSIKKHKVLPFLPVDRPCDHGMSVCGARAYGFGYDSAHDDYKLVRISQFVDLESEGFASEVKVFSLRANEWRRVEEMNYVLCYLKKNGTLACGALHWVVTKKFKLDEVDQIVSFDLTDENFRELPLPKCLEDQRVQIEVGALGDCVSVTADYHDVRVDVWVMKEYRVKESWFMLFSIARTEVVGSFKYLRPLAYSKSGKEVLLVVDNQRLVWYDLRKKRVKNVKILGMPDLFEAEICLASLVPVEASRRGYGKKHNLSEENHKKKRDDFLSEGFKLVL, encoded by the exons ATGcaactctttctttttctcaaaaaaaaaaaaaaattaataatgcaACTTTTTCAACGGAAGGTTAGATTTGGAACTTTATTGGTTGTACCTTACCTTACCTCTCCGTCATTCACTCTCCAAGGGACCATGCTGAAACAGCTCACTGCACTTGAGGGCCTTCCTGGAAACCTAAATCCAAACCCTAGATGCGCTCCAATCAACACCTTCACGGACCAACCATCCATGGAGCACCATCCATCCATGGCGGACCTCCCATATGAGGTACTCACATACATACTCTTCAAAGCACCAGTCAAAACCCTCATCAAGCTCCGCTCCGTATCAAAGCCATTGCTGTCTCTAATCGACAGCCCATGCTTCATCCGCCTCCACCTCCGCTACTCCATCGCCACCTCCTCGAACGTCACCGTCATCCTCCGCAGGGAATCGGAGCTCTTCTCCGTAAGCCTCGAGTCCCTAAACGCCGCCGACGAGCTCGCCCACCCTCTCATGTGCTACAGCAACCGGATTCGCGTCCTCGGCTCCGCCAACGGCTTGCTCTGCATCACGAACGTCGCCGAAGACATCGCTTTCTGGAACCCTTCGATCAAGAAGCACAAGGTGTTGCCGTTTTTGCCGGTCGATCGGCCCTGCGACCACGGGATGAGCGTGTGCGGCGCACGTGCGTACGGGTTCGGATACGACTCTGCGCACGACGACTACAAGCTGGTGAGGATTTCGCAGTTCGTTGACTTGGAAAGCGAAGGTTTCGCTTCGGAGGTCAAGGTTTTCAGCTTGAGAGCGAACGAGTGGAGAAGGGTTGAGGAAATGAATTACGTTCTGTGTTACTTGAAGAAAAACGGGACGCTTGCTTGTGGAGCTTTGCATTGGGTTGTGACGAAGAAGTTCAAACTGGACGAGGTTGATCAGATCGTTTCGTTCGATCTGACGGATGAGAATTTTCGCGAATTGCCTCTGCCCAAGTGTTTGGAAGATCAGAGGGTTCAGATTGAGGTTGGGGCTTTAGGGGACTGTGTGTCCGTGACCGCGGATTATCATGACGTTCGCGTTGACGTTTGGGTGATGAAAGAGTATAGAGTGAAAGAGTCTTGGTTTATGTTGTTTAGTATTGCTCGAACTGAAGTGGTCGGATCGTTTAAGTATTTGAGGCCGTTGGCTTATTCGAAGAGCGGCAAGGAGGTCTTGTTGGTTGTGGATAATCAGAGGCTTGTGTGGTATGATTTGAGGAAGAAAAGGGTTAAGAATGTGAAGATTTTGGGTATGCCGGATTTGTTTGAGGCCGAGATTTGTCTTGCGAGCCTCGTTCCGGTTGAGGCTAGTAGAAGAGGGTATGGTAAGAAGCACAATTTGAGTGAAGAgaatcataaaaagaaaag GGATGATTTCTTGTCGGAGGGTTTCAAGTTGGTGTTATAA